GTTTCGGACATTTCCGGCCGGATGAATTTGCCGGGAAAGTAGCTTCGGACAAGGAAAGCAACTGGTTCTTCTGTCAGTGGTCGTATAAGTTTTCCCGGGCAATATTATAATCGCATAAAGTACGTATCCATTATTTGTAGAAAAGCGGAGGAGAGTGGCATGGATTCGCGGCAAATGATTTATGTGGTGATGGCCGGTATATTTATTGTATCCAGCAGCTGGATGGAGGCAAGCGCGGAAGGTATTTCCCCCCCTGAATCATTGAACATTTCCATCAACATGGCGGTGGAGTTCATGGATCATGCCGCCGTTGCTTTCATCGCCCGGGATCAGGACTGGTTCACGGCCGCCGGCCTGAACATAAAGACGTTTGAGAGCTTTGAGAGCGGCATGGCTTTGGCGGCGGCGCTTGCCAGGGATGATGTCCAGGTGGCCTATCTGTGTCTGGTGCCGGCCATTAATGCCTGTGTCAACGCCGGGGTGTCGATGAAAATCGTGGCTGGAACTCATCAATATGGATACGGGCTGGCGGTTGACCGCCGCCGGATCAAGACCGTCAAAGACATGGAAAAATCAGGTGTTCGTATCGGATGCGTGCAGGAGGGCGGCGCCGTTGATGTCCTGATGCGGAAAATCATCGATATCCACCGACTAGACCCGGACAGGGTGCTTAAAAACGTAAAACGCATGCCGCCGGCAAAACAGTTGCTGGCCATTAAGACCGGTCAGCTTGACGCCGTCATGCTGCCGGAACAGTGGCTGACCATGGCCGAGTCATCCGGCTATGAGGTTCTGGTGACCGCCCAGGATGTCTGGCCTCAAATGCAGGGCAGCGTTCTGGCGGTGAAGGATGAGTTGATCCGTGATCATCCGGAGACGGTAAAAATTCTGTTCGATTTGTTAGCCCGGGGCAACACGCTTATTCGGAACGAACCCGGGCAGGCGGCGGAAATCGTTGCCAGGCAGATGCGGTTATCGAAAGACGGGATGTCTCAGGATGAGAAGATCATCGGAAGTGATCAAACCGCTGTTTCGCCGGAAATCCTGGAGAGGTCCATGAAACGAATGGAATTCACCGCAGATATCTCACCGGAAGAGGTACAGAATACCATAGACTATATGGCCAGGCTGGGCTATTTAAAGAAGAAGGTTCCAGCCGAAGATATCCTTGATTTAAGATTTATTCAGCATGAACACACGCCGTAAGTGGAATAGCGGATGGGGATTGTTGCCCATTGCCCTGTTTCTGGGAATATGGGAGTTTTCGGCCCGAATGGAAATCCTGCCCGGCCATCTGATTCTCCCCCCGTTTTCTGAGGTGCTGTACCAGTTTTATGTGCTGACGATCAACGGCGTGCTGGGGAAAAACTTTTTCAGCAGCCTGATTCGTGTGCTGGCGGGATTCCTGGCCGGCTCGGTCGCCGGGATAATGCTGGGCGCCTTGATGGGCTGGAGAACGGTCATCGACAAATCCCTGAATCCCATCATCAGCCTGTTTTATCCCATTCCCGCCCTGGGATGGATACCGCTGCTGATGCTCTGGATCGGGATCAATGAGATGCTGCCCATTGCACTTATTTTTATTTGTTCCTTTTTCCCGGTCCTTTACAACACCATCACCGGGATCAAGAGCGTAGACCGGGATTATATTCGGGTGGCCCGGACCCTGGGCGCCTCGGAAAGACGCATTCTGTTTACCGTTATTTTTCCCCTGGCCCTGCCCAATATTTTTACCGGGCTCCGGCTGGAGGCCGGTATGGCCTGGCGTACGGTCATCGCCGCTGAAATGGTGGCTATCCCCACCGGTATTGGCGCCCTGATGATGAAAGCGGAAAGCCTGATGCGGATTGATATAATTATCGTCTGTCTGACCATTTTGGCTGTTATGTGTCTGGCCTTTGAAAATTTTTTCGCTCTGGTGGAACGACGTCTGACGTCCGGATGGCGATAGGTTAATATGACGCGTGCCTTTCTTCAGGTTGAATCGCTGACCCTTTCCGTGGGCAATTTTTCCCTGCGGAACATTCAGCTTTCATGCGGGAAAGGCGAGTATCACGTTCTTCTGGGGCCTACCGGCAGCGGTAAATCCACCTTGATTAAGTGCATGCTCGGATTATTTCGTATTTATCGCGGCGCTGTTTTCCTGAACGGCCGGGATATCAGCCGCTGTCGGCCCGAAGATCGGCGCATGGGCTATGTGCCTCAGCACTATTCTCTTTTTCCTCATTTGACCGTGGAAGAGAACATCCGTTTCGGATTGTTTTCCAGAAAACAGGATCCCGGAACGGCCAACGTTATTGTCGACCGGTTGTGCGATACGTTTCATATCGGTCATCTCCGCGGCAGAGGCATCCGCCATCTGTCCGGTGGAGAGAAGCAGAAAGTCGCCCTGGCCCGGGCGCTGGCCATACAACCCGACCTGGTCTTTCTGGATGAACCGTTTTCCTCCATTGACGAGGGGTCCCGTCGGGATTTGTGGGTGGAGTTAAAAAAGATCATTAATGAAATCGGAATGACCGCTTTTCATATTACCCACAACCTGGAAGAAGCTTACAGTCTGGGCGAGAGGTTGTCGGTTATTCTAAACGGTGAAATTCATCAGAGCGGTGCCAAAAATGAGATTTTCGAGCGACCGGCCACACGGGAAGTGGCCGCCTATCTGAATTATAGGAATATTTTTTCAGGTACGGCCCGCGCCCACACCGCCGGCACGGTTGTAGATACCGATGCTTTTCGTTTTGTTTTGTCCGGGAAAATTCCCGACGGAGAGAAGGTGGCTCTGTGCATCCGTCAGCAGGATGTGAAAATCATCAAGGAAGGGCGCCCGTTGCGGGACCAGTTAAAGGACAATGTTATTGCCGGAGTCATTGTCTCTATATTTTCTTTTCCCGAATACTGCCTGATTTATTTTAAGAGCAATAGCAGTTCGCAAGCGTATGACTTTGAAATCAAGCTGCCCCCGTACCTCAGAGAACGGCACGACCTGTTTCCGGGAAAAACAGTCCGCATCGCCTTCTGGGAACCCAACATCATTGTTTTTCCCCGCGAAAACCCAGTCGGGTTAGGGTGACCGGGCAAGCCAGGTTTAAAAAAGCCTGTCGGTTTTTCGGCGACTCGAATATACACGCGGCCGTCAAGGCGCGGGCTTTTCGAAAATTGTTTTAATGGCGCTGTCCACGTCTTCGGTTTCCAGCGGTACCCGCATGCTTTCCAGGCAGCGGCCGAGCATGTTGAAGTAACTGCAACAGAGGATCAGGGCAGCCGCGCCGTTGTTACCGTAGCGGTTTTTGATGGCGGCCAGTGATTCATCGCCCAGGCGGACGCTGGTAGTGATCTCGTCGGCCACCCGGCAGAGGAGATTGCCTTCCGCGTCCAGGGACCGCACCGGGTTTTCATCACGGATGGCGCGGATCTCCTCATCCGTCAGGCCGGTCATTTTCCCCACCGTCATATGGTGGCTCCAGGCGTATTTGCAGTTCATCACCCGGACGACGCGCAGCACCGCGATTTCCCGCAGGCGGGCGTCGAAATCCGCGCCGGACAGCACCGATCCGGCCAGGTCGAGAAAACCCTTGAAGCTGTTGGTGACCAGGGCCATCATGCGGAAGGCGTTCAGCGGCGGCAGCAGTTTCAACAGGTCGCCGATTTCCTGCGGCAGTTCTTCTAAAGACGGCAGTTCGATACGGGGTGCCATGATATTTTTCCTCATTCATTCGGGTTATGGGTTTACACAATTAGGCCGATGACTGCGCCGGTCATGCAGGTGGCCATGGTGCCGGCCACGACTGACCGTACTCCCAGGGAAACGATCTCATCCCGGCGTTCCGGAACCATGGTCCCCATGCCGCCGATCATGATGCCCAGGCTGCCGGGATTGGCAAAACCGCACAGGGCATAGGTCATGATGACCAGGCTTTTGGAGCTCAAGGCGCCTTCCGGCAGACGGGCCATTTCCACATAGGCCAGCAGTTCATTTAAAATGGATTTGGTGCCCATCAGAGTGCCGGCCGTCACCGACTCGCTCCAGGGGATGCCCATGAGCCAGACCACCGGCGCCATCAGGTATCCCAGCAGGCGCTGCAGGGTGAGCGGATTTCCGTCAGACCACGGCAGAAAACTCAATCCCAGGTTGGCCATATAAACCAGGGCCACGAGTACGATCAGCATGGCCACAATATTGATCAGCAGTTGCACGCCTTCGATGGTCCCCAGGGTAATTGCGTCCATGGAACTTCTGGCGTTCTGCGAAGGAACGACCTTGCCGTCGGTGATGGAACCGGTTTCGGGGATCATGATCTTGGCGATGGTGATGGAGGCCGGCACACTGATGACCGAGGCCGTCAGAATATGGCCCATGGCTTCGGGAAGCACTTTGCTGAGGAAGCTGGCGTACAGGGCCATGACCGTGCCGGCGATGCCCGCCAGGCCGCAAGTCATGACGGAAAAGAGTTCGCTGCGGGTCATGGTTTTGAGATAAGGCCGGATCAACAGGGGTGATTCCACCATGCCGAGAAAGATATTGGAAGCCAGACCGACGCCTTCGGCGCCGCCGATGCCGGTGACCTTGCCCAGAAGCCAGGAGAAAGCGTTGACCATGGCGGGCAATACCCGCCAGTAAAACAGGAGCGACGACAGGGCGCTCATGATAAGAATAATCGGCAGGGCCTGAAAGGCGAGAATGAAGGTTGCCTGCGGGTTGGTAATGTCAAAGGGGGAAGGGGACGTGCTGCCGCCGAGATAGCCGAACACGAAGGATGTCCCCGCGTTGGTGGCTGTTTCAATGGCCAAGATGACCCGGTTGAGCATTTTAAAAAACTGGATGGATCCGGGAGATTTCAGAAATACCACCGCCAGGGCGAATTGCAGGCCGATACCGATCAAAGGGGTCGTGAAGCGAACCTGTCCCCGGTTTTCGCTGATCAACCAGGCCAGAAGAACAAATGCGATAATACCCACGGCCCCTTGCAGCATCATTTTCCGCTCCTTATCTCCCGTTTCCCCTGATGATAATGTATTCCAGTAATATAATGGAAGCAGCTTGTTTGTCCATGAAATATACGCTGTTAAGGGATCTGATTTACTTCACCGCCAGATTCAGGTAAATATATGGATAAACCGGTTTAATGACACCGGCAACACTCTCTATATGAAACGACCTTTTTCCCCCGGAGAAGACTGATATATGCCCACATCCAATCTGGAAAGGCTGCGACTGTTTTATGCCCGTTTCCAGGCCGGAGACCATGTCCTGGTGGTGATTAATGCCGATCCGGATGCTATCGCCAGCGCCATGGCTGTCAGGAGGCTGTTATGGAAAAAAGTCGCTTCCGTGACCCTGGCCAGCATCAATGTCATGGAGCGGCCGGACAATATCGCCATGGTACGCCTGCTGGATGCCCGGCTTGTTCATCTTGATAAGGTGGTCATCGGTCAGTATAACCGTTTCGTGATCGTGGATTCCCAGCCGGATCATAACGAGCGATTTTCAGCGTTCAACCCCGATGTAATCATTGATCATCACCCGTCAAAAAAGGCACCGGCAGCAGGATATGTGGATGTACGGCCGGAATATGGCGCCACCTCCTCCATGATGATTGAGTACCTGAAAGCCGCCCGGATTGTGCCGGCCATGAAACTGGCTACGGCGCTTTTTATCGGGATTAAAGTCGATACCGGTGATTTCGAACGGCGAGTGCTGCTTGAGGATATCCGGGCCTTTCAATACATTTACCGGCATACCAATGTGTATCTGGCCCGCCGGATCGAGCAGGAGGAGATCAGCCGGGATTTTTTAAAATATTTTTCACGGGCGCTGGACCGTCATGTCATCAGGAAAAATAAGGTGTTTGTTCACCTGGATCAGGTGGACAGCCCGGATGTTTGCGTTATCCTCGCTGATTTTTTCATGCGCGTCAGCGCCATCCGCTGGAGTGTTGTTTCCGGTGTTTATGACGGCAAACTGGTGGTGATTTTCAGAAACGACGGTGTCAGCCGGAACGCCGGCAAAACAGCCGCCAGAATCTTCGGAGCCATGGGGCCGGCCGGCGGTCACAAGGGGCTGGCCAGGGCCGAAATTGATATGGATGCTTTTTCGAAAACGACCGGAATGAAAATCGGGCGGGATATCCAGGAATGGATCGTCCGGCAGTTTTAGCTGTTTTGAGTCACTGGTCCCGGTTTTTCCCGGGCGTGAGTTTTTGGAAAAAGTCCGGGGAACAACAGCTTATGCCGTCGTTCCCCGGACTTTTTTGCTGATTACCTGGAGAAATACAGCGTCCAGCCGATATTGTTATCGACCATGGTAAAGGCGTCGGAATCCCCGCTGGCCGTGCCGTTATAGACCGCGCCGCCGTCAAAATTAAGCGTCAGGGTTGTTCCGACCAGAGTCCACTGCCCGTTACCGACGGAATCAGTGGTCGAATTATCCGGAAGGATGCTGTGCAGATTGTAGGTAAACGAACCGTTATCATTGAAATTCATGTCACCGGATGTTGTCCAGTCATAGATGGAATTGCCGGTAACCGACCACGGACCGGTGATGGTCCTTTCCGTCAAATCCTCCGGCTGTTTGTTCCCACCGCCGCCTCCGCCACCACCGGACAGGGCGACGGCCGTTCCGCCAACCACCGCGGCTGCGGCGACACCGGTTCCCACAATCGCCGCGGTTGACCATCCGGCGGTCGCTCCAATGGCCGCTGCACCGTATTTGGCGCTGTCGGCCACTTCGGTGATAACGGCCCTGTCATAAAAGCCGTTCATCGGTACCTCGGCCGTGTTCATCTCGGTCTGAACCGTCAAGGGGTTTGCCTCATCGGCGGTCTGGAATTCGGGCAACTTCCTGCCGTGGTTGGTACGAAGCTGGCGGCGGAGCAGTTCGCAGTCCTCAATACCTTCCTGCATGGTGTCCAGCCGCACTTCCTTGACCTGGCTGGCGTCCTTCCACTGGGCAGCCTCTTCGGTCTGGCCTTCTTCCAGCGTATACACCTGTGACCGGGCGACTTTCTTGTCTTTGTCCACGGCTACAAACAGGTACTCTACCGCTTCGGAATTTACCCAGGGGGCGGGCAGCACTGCCTGATAGTTTCCATTGCCCTTGTCAAACATGTCGACAAAAGCAAAGTTCTGGTCGTTTTTCGTTTTAAAGTAGCACCGGGCGGTCAGCAGACCGCCGTCGCTCTGGATGGCGGCATCCAGGTTGATCCGGAAGCCGGGGATATAATTGCCTTCCGGAGCGGTGTGGCTGATTTCGGCGGCAGCCAGAGCGGAAGCTCCGCTGGTGAAAAGGGCCAGCGCCAGGTACAACACAAGGGGTGCCCACTGAACACGACGGTTTATTGTTTGATTCATAATATGCCTCACCTCATGTTCAAATTACCGGGTAAAGGTGTAGTTACCGTGAGAGTAAGTACTCATGTAAAAGCTCTCGGAGTCTCCGGATGCAAAGCCATCCCAGGTGGACATACCTGAAAAGGTGATGATCAAGGCACTTCCGGATAAAGACCAGGTCCCGGTGCCGCTGCCGGTGTTCTGTCCGTCCGCGTCCACGACGTTATAAGTGTGAGTACCGTTACTGTTGAAGGTAATATCGCCCCAGCGGTGAATACCGTCATAACGATAACCGTCAAAATTCCAGAAACCCACGATGGTGTCCGAAGTTAACGGCTCGGGGCCGGTACTGCAGCCTTCGTCGATCTGTCCGTCGCCGTCATTGTCGATGCCGTCGCCGCAGACTTCCGTGGTGGTACTGCAGCCTTCGTCGATCTGGCCATCGCCGTCATTGTCGATGCCATCGCCGCAGATTTCCGTGGGGCCGGTGCCGCAACCTTCGTCGACCTGTCCATCGCAGTCATTGTCTATATTGTCGCCGCAGACTTCCGGGGTGCAGTTGTTGTTATGATGGCCGCCGCCGCCGCCACCGCCGCCGGAAAAAGCGGCAATCGTGCCGCCTACCGCGGCGGCGCCAAGAACACCCGCTCCAACCCAGAAAGCCGTGCTGTGGCCGCCGGCGGTGCCGAGGGCAGCAGCGCCATACTTGGCGCTGTCAGGGACTTCGGTAATGACGGCTTTGTCATAGAAGCCGTTCAACGGGACCTGGGCCGGGTTCATTTCGGTCTGAACCGCCAGGGAGTTGGCGTCATCGGCGGTCTGGTACTTGGGAAGCTTTTTACCGTGGCTGGTTCTCAATTGACGGCGGAGCAGTTCGCAGTCTTCAATGCCTTCCTGCATGGAGTCCAGCCGCACTTCCTTGACCTGGCTGGCGTCCTTCCACTGGGCAGCCTCTTTGGTCTGGCCTTCTTCCAGCGTGTAAACATCGGACCGGGTAACCTTCTTGTCCTTGTCCACGGTCACAAACAGGTATTCCACCGCCTCGGAATTCACCCAGGGAGCGGGCAGGACGGCCTGATAATTTCCGCCGCCTTTGTCAAACATGTCGACGAAAGCGAAGTTCTGGTCATTTTTCGTCTTGAAATAGCAGCGGACGGCCAGCAGACCGCCGGCGCTCTGGATGGCGGCATCCAGGTTGATCCGGAAGCCGGGGATGTAATTACCTTCCGGAGCGGTGTGATTGATCACGGTGGCGGCCAGGGCGGACGTTCCGCCGGTGGAAACGACCAGCACCAGGGTCAGCAGAAAGAGTATCCACCGCACATGACGATAATTTTTTTGCTTCATTTCCTTCCTCCATTTTTTGTTCGGATGGTTGTCATCCATTGTTATGATGTTTATCTGTTAAAACCTCAACAGGATTTGATTAAAATTTTCAAAAACCTTGCACCCTTCCACCCGCACCCTGGACCTTGCCCTTATCTATTTTAATGTTTGAAATACTGGGGAGGAATGGTCTTGCAAAGTTCAACCACGCTCCGGTAAATACAGTCCCGAAGACAGAGCTCCAGTGGAGTGTTCACGAACATTTCCAGTTGCGCGGGCATTTTCACTCCCGTGAAAACCGCCGCCGTGCTGCTTTTCCCGGATGAGGCGGAACCCGAAAAGTGAGCCGTGGCAATAACCTGGCCGCTGGCCGCGTCAACCGCCCGCACGTCGATGTCGGCCCGGGCTTCATGATAGGTGCCGCCGACCGTCAATGGAATCCAGGGCGCCTTGACCCGGAGGCCGGCGCCGCCGCCCTCAAGCGCGGTCAGTGTCCCGTAAATCATCACTTCGGCCGGGTCCAGCTGCCCCTGTTCCAGAATGGTATCCGGATCGGCCATAAAAGAGTCGGAAAGCAGCAACTCGGCGCTGATCCCCTGGGGATCCGACCGGTCTACCAGGATAAAATAATTGCTCTCAAAAAGGGCCGTCTGGAGCATCTCCTGAAGCCCGTTTTTAACGTCATCCGGCGCGCCGGGCACTTCCATGGCGAAATCCTCGACCGCCGCCATGCATTTGGCGCCCTGATAAGCGGACCCCAGGGGGATATCGAATTCCTCCGCCGCGACTGATGCCGGAGGGATCAAAAGCAACACCCCGATCACAAATGTCAGCCCGAAGAGGATTTTCTTCCAGGAGGCGTGATCAGCGATCATGTTCATCTCGATCATGCTCATAGCGATTATACCATGTTTTCCGGTTCGGATAGGGGTAACCATAATATCTCCGATCGCAGTCGTCATATCGTCTCACGCATGGGGGAGGGTAATAGGGGTAGCGTGGATTGTAATAGTAATCATCATAACGTCTCCGGTCCTGGCGTTCCATCATGAGCTCGAGGAAATTCTCGTAGTAGACGTCAAAATATACCGGGCCATCAGATTGATTGCCAGCGTCCACTTGATTCTCGAAGTCAGTGGAGGAAAAATCATATGGGCCGCCGTCGTCCTCTTCGGTGTCTTCCAGTTCGGACACGGGAGACTCGGCCGGATCCGCCAGTTCGATATAATCAATGTAAATGTGGGAGCCGCGCCGCAGGGAGGTGTGCCCCTGAATTTCAATGTCCACCCGCCGGTCCATGTACCCGGAAAGGTTGAGGACAATATCCCGCCAGCCGTCACGGTCGGAAATGACCACATCGCCCCCCAGGGGTTTGTCATCCACCAGAACCCGCAGGTTCCATTCCCCACGGGGGGTACGGTTGGCGCAGGCGCCGATAAGAAGCGCGGCGGTGGCCGGGGTGACCTTCACGTTCCGCTGCAAAATTCGGGCGGGCTTGTAATCGCTTTCCGGATAAAGGTAAAGGATGCCCATGCGGCCCGGATGGGGAACGGCGTCGCCCATGCGGGGAGGACGATCATAGAACCCGGCCTTGCCGCCGCCGGGAATCATCACGGCGGTATGGGTGACGTCCCAGTCTCGCACCCAGGGTTCGTCCGCCCGGCTCACATCAATAAGCTGCCGGGACCGGGGCGCGGTGGCGGGCAGGGCCCGGTTCTGGGCAGCCGCTGCCGTCTGGAAAAGCAGGACGAGCAGCACGCAGAGCGGCAGGATTGTGCCCGGAAGATGAAACCCCTTCCCTCGCCTTTTGATCGTGCCGGATTCGGTTCCGGCGTAGCATGAAGGTATCATTCCCGATTATTCCATACTTATGGTTTATACGTCATGTTCATGTTCGCTTCCTGGTCCTGGTTCAACTCGTATGTCTGGGTGTCTTTCCCGGCGGTAACGCTGGTGAAGGTCACCGTGGCTGTGTTGGGCGGTATGGAGCCGACGTTCAGCGCTTTGAACCCGACCACGACAATATCGGCGCTCATCTTGATTGTCCTGCTCTGATGAGCATTCGTCAGGGAGATGCCGCCGAAAACCACTTCCCCGTTAATAAGGATGTCGATCATATCGCCGTCTTCCACACCGTGATCCCAGAAGGTGACGGTGACGTTCTTCTGGTTGACCGTGATATCATCCATGCCTTTTTCCTTGACCACCGTGATCTGTGAAGTGGCGGTCAGCCCTTTGTGAGAGGCGGTAACCGTGTAAACGCCGATGGTCCCTTTGGAAAAATTGGGGGAGGGGTTCCAGTTCGCCTCGCCGGTAACATCCTTGGTGCTGCCGTCGGTGTCCGTGAAGGTGGCTTTGAGGTTGACACTTTCGTTCAACACCACCGCCATATTGGCCGGTGACACGGAAAGGGTGGCTTTCTGTGTGGTCTGGGCAATGCACTTGCCGTCTTTGCAGACCTGGCCCTGGGGACAGTCGCCGGCCTTTTTGCAGTCGGTTACCGGCACGCATTTGCCGTTCTTGCAGGTGTGGTTCGGCGGGCAGTCACCCGCTTTCTTGCAGTCCGTTACTTTTACGCACTGGCCGTTCTTGCAGGTCTTGCCCTGGCCGCAGTCGCTGTCATCGGTGCAGCGCTGTTTTTTCACGCATTCTCCATCCTGGCAGGCATAGCCGGATTTGCAATCGGAATCTTTCCGGCATCCGGCTGTTATGCCGTCCTGAACATTGTCCATGTCATCGTTCAGGTCGTTGGAGGTATATCCTCCCTTTCTGCCGCCGGATGTCTGATTGGAAGAGACCGTGTCAGCCAGGTCCTGGCCCCGGTCGTCGTCCCGGTCGCCCATGGTATTGGTGTAATCATCGTAATCATCGTCAAAGGGGGAGACGCATTTGCCGCCGGAGCACACATACCCCTTCTTGCAGTCGCTGTCGCCCGAACATCCGGATTTGATGAAAACGCAGTTCCCGGTTTTGGAATCGCACTGGTAACCGGTGGGACAACCGTCTCGGCGGCAGTCGGCTTTCTGGAAGACGCATTTCCCGTTCTTGCAGATATAGCCCTTGGGACAATCGTCGTCGCCCTCGCAGTCGGGTTTGGATTGATAAACGCATTTGCCGCCTTTGCACACATAATCCCTGGGACAGTCGTCATCGCCCTGGCAGGGCGGCTTGGACTGGTAGACACACTTGCCGTTCTTGCAGACATAGTCTACCGGGCAGTCGTCGTTACCCTGGCAGGGCGGTTTGGGTTTATACACGCACTTGCCGTTTTTACAGACGTAATCCACCGGGCAATCAACGTCGTCCTGGCAGGGCGGCTTGGGCTGGTAAACGCACTTGCCGTTCTTACAGGCATAGTCCACAGGACAGTCGTCATCGCCCTGGCATTTCTGACCGGCCGGTTCGCATTTTCCGTCATCATTGCGTTCATAGCCGGATTTGCAGTCGCATTTGCCGTCGGCATTCAGTTCTTCATTGGCGCCGCATTCTTTTACACATTTTCCATCAACGTTTTCAAAACCGGGTTTGCATTCACAATCCCCGTCCGCATTTCGTTCCTGATTGGGGCCGCATTCTTTAAGGCATTTGCCATCAATTTTTTCATAACCGGGTTTGCAGTCACATTCCCCGGCCGCATTCCGTTCCTGATCGGGGCCGCATTCTTTTTCACACTTCCCGTCAATTTTTTCATAACCGGGCTTGCAATCACATCCCCCGGAGGCGTCTCTTTCCTCATTGGGACCGCATTTTTTTTGGCATTCCCCATCTACCTTCTCATACCCGTCCACGCACACACAGTTGCCGTTATTGTCCAGGCGTTCATTGGGGCCGCATTTGTTTTTCAGATTTTCATGACAGGCTTCCGCCGCGGCGGCATGATCAAGCGCTTTGGTCAGATCGGCCTTGGCGGTTACCTCCAAGGACTGGATTTCT
The DNA window shown above is from Thermodesulfobacteriota bacterium and carries:
- a CDS encoding ABC transporter ATP-binding protein; the protein is MTRAFLQVESLTLSVGNFSLRNIQLSCGKGEYHVLLGPTGSGKSTLIKCMLGLFRIYRGAVFLNGRDISRCRPEDRRMGYVPQHYSLFPHLTVEENIRFGLFSRKQDPGTANVIVDRLCDTFHIGHLRGRGIRHLSGGEKQKVALARALAIQPDLVFLDEPFSSIDEGSRRDLWVELKKIINEIGMTAFHITHNLEEAYSLGERLSVILNGEIHQSGAKNEIFERPATREVAAYLNYRNIFSGTARAHTAGTVVDTDAFRFVLSGKIPDGEKVALCIRQQDVKIIKEGRPLRDQLKDNVIAGVIVSIFSFPEYCLIYFKSNSSSQAYDFEIKLPPYLRERHDLFPGKTVRIAFWEPNIIVFPRENPVGLG
- a CDS encoding lipocalin family protein, translated to MNQTINRRVQWAPLVLYLALALFTSGASALAAAEISHTAPEGNYIPGFRINLDAAIQSDGGLLTARCYFKTKNDQNFAFVDMFDKGNGNYQAVLPAPWVNSEAVEYLFVAVDKDKKVARSQVYTLEEGQTEEAAQWKDASQVKEVRLDTMQEGIEDCELLRRQLRTNHGRKLPEFQTADEANPLTVQTEMNTAEVPMNGFYDRAVITEVADSAKYGAAAIGATAGWSTAAIVGTGVAAAAVVGGTAVALSGGGGGGGGNKQPEDLTERTITGPWSVTGNSIYDWTTSGDMNFNDNGSFTYNLHSILPDNSTTDSVGNGQWTLVGTTLTLNFDGGAVYNGTASGDSDAFTMVDNNIGWTLYFSR
- a CDS encoding nucleoside transporter C-terminal domain-containing protein is translated as MMLQGAVGIIAFVLLAWLISENRGQVRFTTPLIGIGLQFALAVVFLKSPGSIQFFKMLNRVILAIETATNAGTSFVFGYLGGSTSPSPFDITNPQATFILAFQALPIILIMSALSSLLFYWRVLPAMVNAFSWLLGKVTGIGGAEGVGLASNIFLGMVESPLLIRPYLKTMTRSELFSVMTCGLAGIAGTVMALYASFLSKVLPEAMGHILTASVISVPASITIAKIMIPETGSITDGKVVPSQNARSSMDAITLGTIEGVQLLINIVAMLIVLVALVYMANLGLSFLPWSDGNPLTLQRLLGYLMAPVVWLMGIPWSESVTAGTLMGTKSILNELLAYVEMARLPEGALSSKSLVIMTYALCGFANPGSLGIMIGGMGTMVPERRDEIVSLGVRSVVAGTMATCMTGAVIGLIV
- a CDS encoding carboxymuconolactone decarboxylase family protein; translated protein: MAPRIELPSLEELPQEIGDLLKLLPPLNAFRMMALVTNSFKGFLDLAGSVLSGADFDARLREIAVLRVVRVMNCKYAWSHHMTVGKMTGLTDEEIRAIRDENPVRSLDAEGNLLCRVADEITTSVRLGDESLAAIKNRYGNNGAAALILCCSYFNMLGRCLESMRVPLETEDVDSAIKTIFEKPAP
- a CDS encoding DHH family phosphoesterase, translating into MPTSNLERLRLFYARFQAGDHVLVVINADPDAIASAMAVRRLLWKKVASVTLASINVMERPDNIAMVRLLDARLVHLDKVVIGQYNRFVIVDSQPDHNERFSAFNPDVIIDHHPSKKAPAAGYVDVRPEYGATSSMMIEYLKAARIVPAMKLATALFIGIKVDTGDFERRVLLEDIRAFQYIYRHTNVYLARRIEQEEISRDFLKYFSRALDRHVIRKNKVFVHLDQVDSPDVCVILADFFMRVSAIRWSVVSGVYDGKLVVIFRNDGVSRNAGKTAARIFGAMGPAGGHKGLARAEIDMDAFSKTTGMKIGRDIQEWIVRQF
- a CDS encoding ABC transporter substrate-binding protein, whose product is MDSRQMIYVVMAGIFIVSSSWMEASAEGISPPESLNISINMAVEFMDHAAVAFIARDQDWFTAAGLNIKTFESFESGMALAAALARDDVQVAYLCLVPAINACVNAGVSMKIVAGTHQYGYGLAVDRRRIKTVKDMEKSGVRIGCVQEGGAVDVLMRKIIDIHRLDPDRVLKNVKRMPPAKQLLAIKTGQLDAVMLPEQWLTMAESSGYEVLVTAQDVWPQMQGSVLAVKDELIRDHPETVKILFDLLARGNTLIRNEPGQAAEIVARQMRLSKDGMSQDEKIIGSDQTAVSPEILERSMKRMEFTADISPEEVQNTIDYMARLGYLKKKVPAEDILDLRFIQHEHTP
- a CDS encoding CsgG/HfaB family protein translates to MNMIADHASWKKILFGLTFVIGVLLLIPPASVAAEEFDIPLGSAYQGAKCMAAVEDFAMEVPGAPDDVKNGLQEMLQTALFESNYFILVDRSDPQGISAELLLSDSFMADPDTILEQGQLDPAEVMIYGTLTALEGGGAGLRVKAPWIPLTVGGTYHEARADIDVRAVDAASGQVIATAHFSGSASSGKSSTAAVFTGVKMPAQLEMFVNTPLELCLRDCIYRSVVELCKTIPPQYFKH
- a CDS encoding ABC transporter permease, which gives rise to MNTRRKWNSGWGLLPIALFLGIWEFSARMEILPGHLILPPFSEVLYQFYVLTINGVLGKNFFSSLIRVLAGFLAGSVAGIMLGALMGWRTVIDKSLNPIISLFYPIPALGWIPLLMLWIGINEMLPIALIFICSFFPVLYNTITGIKSVDRDYIRVARTLGASERRILFTVIFPLALPNIFTGLRLEAGMAWRTVIAAEMVAIPTGIGALMMKAESLMRIDIIIVCLTILAVMCLAFENFFALVERRLTSGWR
- a CDS encoding lipocalin family protein; this encodes MKQKNYRHVRWILFLLTLVLVVSTGGTSALAATVINHTAPEGNYIPGFRINLDAAIQSAGGLLAVRCYFKTKNDQNFAFVDMFDKGGGNYQAVLPAPWVNSEAVEYLFVTVDKDKKVTRSDVYTLEEGQTKEAAQWKDASQVKEVRLDSMQEGIEDCELLRRQLRTSHGKKLPKYQTADDANSLAVQTEMNPAQVPLNGFYDKAVITEVPDSAKYGAAALGTAGGHSTAFWVGAGVLGAAAVGGTIAAFSGGGGGGGGHHNNNCTPEVCGDNIDNDCDGQVDEGCGTGPTEICGDGIDNDGDGQIDEGCSTTTEVCGDGIDNDGDGQIDEGCSTGPEPLTSDTIVGFWNFDGYRYDGIHRWGDITFNSNGTHTYNVVDADGQNTGSGTGTWSLSGSALIITFSGMSTWDGFASGDSESFYMSTYSHGNYTFTR